In one Brachyspira hampsonii genomic region, the following are encoded:
- a CDS encoding queuosine precursor transporter, protein MDNIRDEEYKISFVTILVICSYIACQMISNIASVKIANVLTLAVDGGTFLYPLAFTIRDMAHKTIGKKNTQKLIIISAIINIFSPIYFYIISQIPADASWEFNEAFQLTLSPVLRISIASILGSTLSELVDTEIYHLFVTKITKKYQWLRVLISNAFSIPVDNLVFVIIAFWGALPFDALVGIFIFNFIVKYAVTVISVPMIYLVKEKN, encoded by the coding sequence ATGGATAATATTAGAGATGAAGAATATAAAATTTCATTTGTTACGATACTTGTTATTTGTTCTTATATAGCCTGTCAGATGATATCAAATATAGCAAGTGTCAAGATAGCTAATGTTTTAACTTTAGCTGTTGATGGGGGCACATTTTTATATCCTTTGGCTTTTACAATAAGAGATATGGCACATAAAACTATAGGAAAGAAAAATACTCAGAAACTTATAATAATTTCAGCAATTATCAATATTTTCTCTCCTATTTATTTTTATATAATATCTCAAATACCTGCAGATGCAAGCTGGGAGTTTAATGAGGCTTTTCAATTGACTTTAAGTCCTGTTCTAAGAATATCTATTGCATCTATACTAGGTTCTACTTTGTCGGAGCTTGTTGATACAGAAATATATCATCTTTTTGTAACTAAGATAACAAAGAAATATCAATGGCTTAGGGTATTAATAAGTAATGCTTTCAGCATACCTGTGGATAATTTAGTATTTGTTATTATAGCATTCTGGGGGGCATTGCCTTTCGATGCTTTGGTAGGCATATTTATATTTAATTTTATAGTAAAATATGCAGTTACAGTTATAAGTGTTCCTATGATATATTTAGTAAAAGAGAAGAATTGA
- a CDS encoding restriction endonuclease translates to MVYIILSAIVLLVLIILIIIKILSNKKSTSIKYIKKQIEELTNKINEDEKDYVSLYQLAKLKEQIGETESALKMYEKLMQVSFFKEKEELEICKKLELFYENFDKNQEAFKYTLKIAKLDPNNMSYNIKTGTILCNEGYYILACDYFNKAILNKNEFNTDNLKAAAFSFFKNKDYKKCIVFLEELQKILIKENDKDIDTVNKTLISMYMLSDELNIARNFIEQIIANKHINNQEYIDRIYLHLLYKVLDNEKFEELYNNLYKKYNIANPDKKIYDLILDYSFYSYFLRDISLSKKLFEIINSLNLPELSVYNFDIIIQYLSEINKATEQLNKLRNMMKLDNSKNDNYEKYVQKEDIENWEKAVDLWEGSFIDIDYLSSLIEIQNNINVKKILDELKIDDDNNNEVSLKIVQKVDKIYNMNIIDFKKLCQNIIRTKLSHSIIQEYTDNTSNNDYGDEVNYITYNIKGNKKDTTLISFKRWKKIEVGELIIRDFLMMVAESGAKNGILILPVKLSNSAKSYASHNDKVTVYSRNQFNNLLKEEKL, encoded by the coding sequence ATGGTTTATATTATATTATCAGCAATAGTATTATTAGTTTTAATTATCTTAATAATAATAAAAATTCTTAGTAATAAAAAATCCACTTCTATTAAATATATAAAAAAACAAATAGAAGAATTAACTAATAAAATTAATGAAGATGAAAAAGATTATGTGTCTCTTTATCAATTAGCAAAACTTAAAGAGCAAATTGGAGAAACAGAATCAGCTTTAAAGATGTATGAAAAATTAATGCAGGTTTCTTTCTTTAAAGAAAAAGAAGAATTAGAAATATGTAAAAAACTTGAATTATTCTATGAGAATTTTGATAAAAATCAGGAAGCTTTTAAATATACTTTAAAAATTGCCAAATTAGATCCAAATAATATGTCTTATAATATCAAAACAGGAACCATTCTTTGTAATGAAGGATACTATATACTAGCATGCGATTATTTTAATAAGGCTATATTAAATAAAAATGAATTTAATACTGATAATCTTAAAGCTGCAGCATTTAGTTTTTTTAAGAACAAGGACTATAAAAAATGTATTGTCTTTTTAGAAGAACTGCAAAAAATATTAATAAAAGAAAATGATAAAGATATAGATACTGTCAATAAAACTTTAATATCAATGTATATGCTTTCTGATGAATTGAATATAGCTAGAAATTTTATAGAACAGATTATAGCCAATAAACATATTAATAATCAAGAGTATATTGATAGGATCTATTTACATTTATTATATAAAGTTCTTGATAATGAAAAGTTTGAAGAATTATATAATAATTTATATAAAAAATATAATATAGCAAACCCTGACAAAAAAATATATGATTTAATATTAGACTACTCATTCTATTCATATTTTTTAAGAGATATATCTCTATCTAAAAAATTATTTGAAATTATCAACAGCTTAAATTTACCTGAATTATCTGTTTATAATTTTGATATTATAATACAATATTTATCAGAAATAAATAAAGCTACAGAACAGCTTAATAAATTGAGAAACATGATGAAATTAGATAATTCTAAAAATGACAATTATGAAAAATATGTGCAGAAAGAAGATATTGAAAATTGGGAGAAAGCTGTTGATTTATGGGAAGGTTCTTTTATAGATATAGATTATTTAAGTTCTCTTATAGAAATACAAAATAATATTAATGTAAAAAAAATATTAGATGAATTAAAAATAGATGATGATAACAATAATGAAGTGAGTCTGAAAATAGTTCAGAAGGTAGATAAAATTTATAATATGAATATTATAGATTTCAAAAAATTATGCCAAAATATAATTCGTACAAAATTATCGCATTCTATAATACAGGAATACACTGACAATACTTCTAATAACGATTATGGAGATGAGGTTAATTACATAACATATAATATCAAAGGAAATAAAAAAGATACTACATTAATATCTTTCAAAAGATGGAAAAAAATCGAAGTTGGTGAATTGATTATAAGAGATTTTTTAATGATGGTTGCCGAATCTGGAGCTAAAAATGGTATATTAATACTTCCTGTGAAATTAAGCAATAGTGCTAAAAGCTATGCTTCCCATAATGATAAAGTTACTGTATATTCAAGAAATCAATTTAACAATCTCCTTAAAGAAGAAAAACTATAA
- a CDS encoding tetratricopeptide repeat protein — protein sequence MIKKYLAILIGLLLVFTISCKKPEGNIEDDYINEIEKEYQNSSSNDVVVETNNGVSDDIGNTSNNMSSAMDNMDNNIDYNQSINNNPNQNVNMTDNTLASSAAPARKRPLKATIYNFYSPWTSQNDPLIIREIRVMIANKEYTQALNYINKLDFNNLPADVDVGQLYQFKGIVYYFLSKDTKSNNFITKNNIALADECFKKVEGLTKIEKFKPLSLLWNGMLYQTYSSDEAQLQEAIALFDRVITEYPRTRFANDAVFYKAVTMKKLGMSENEYNDLFLSIKRGGFVDTLVFSQVVNDYVPANDLVDREMLK from the coding sequence ATGATAAAGAAGTATTTAGCAATATTAATAGGTTTATTGTTAGTTTTTACAATATCATGTAAAAAACCTGAAGGTAATATAGAAGATGATTATATTAATGAGATAGAAAAGGAATATCAAAATTCATCAAGCAATGATGTTGTTGTAGAAACTAATAACGGAGTTTCTGATGATATAGGAAATACATCAAATAATATGTCATCTGCAATGGATAATATGGATAATAATATTGATTATAATCAGTCTATCAATAATAATCCTAATCAAAATGTTAATATGACAGATAATACACTAGCATCATCTGCAGCACCTGCAAGAAAAAGACCTTTAAAAGCAACCATATATAACTTTTATAGTCCTTGGACTTCTCAAAATGATCCTTTGATAATTAGAGAGATAAGAGTTATGATAGCAAATAAAGAATATACTCAGGCTCTAAACTATATAAATAAATTAGATTTTAATAATTTACCTGCTGATGTAGATGTTGGTCAGCTATATCAGTTTAAAGGAATAGTATATTATTTCCTATCTAAAGATACTAAATCAAATAATTTTATAACTAAAAATAATATTGCTTTAGCTGATGAATGCTTTAAGAAAGTAGAAGGACTTACAAAAATAGAAAAATTTAAACCTCTTTCATTATTATGGAATGGTATGCTTTATCAAACTTATTCTAGTGATGAAGCACAATTACAGGAAGCTATAGCTTTGTTTGACAGAGTAATTACTGAATATCCTAGAACTAGATTTGCTAATGATGCCGTATTCTATAAGGCTGTAACTATGAAAAAATTAGGCATGTCTGAGAATGAATATAATGATCTTTTCCTTTCTATAAAAAGAGGCGGTTTCGTTGATACTTTAGTTTTCTCACAAGTAGTAAATGATTATGTTCCTGCTAATGATTTGGTAGACAGAGAAATGTTAAAATAA